The following coding sequences lie in one Panicum virgatum strain AP13 chromosome 6N, P.virgatum_v5, whole genome shotgun sequence genomic window:
- the LOC120679613 gene encoding protein transport protein sec31-like has translation MDPSAAQRREAERSMSIAEKLLMARDLEGCKQFVAEALSADPRAPGAADLFAAADALLAAQRRRLPSGAPEPYAVLGLDSAVPASRDPDVVHAHYRRLSLLLNRSHPDRPCSLAFADAARLVADAWAFLSDPLRKASLDSDLDAAANAAATAKAAAAASAAAGRVPAAPSPEKQHQLQPQPPPPQPTSPPPAPQPRPTVSATPPSKRGRPPRAAKTQPAFWTACPSCCHLHQYDRSYEAQTLLCPSCGRPFAATAMATPPPIVPGTDMYYCSWGFFPMGFPGGPAFAGPVSSPGHQAPSALGFYPMGPYLPLPGQGGIVEGNSPVGASSGIPVTPTMTAPVPVTPAVTAPAPTVAKPVNSSHQKVEARKRGRPKGSKNKKVVIEIN, from the coding sequence ATGGATCCATCCGCCGCCcagcggcgggaggcggagcgGTCCATGAGCATCGCTGAGAAGCTCCTGATGGCGCGCGACCTCGAGGGCTGCAAGCAGTTCGTCGCGGAGGCCCTCTCCGCCGACCCTCGCGCACCGGGCGCCGCCGacctcttcgccgccgccgacgccctcctcgccgcccagcgccggcgcctcccGTCCGGGGCCCCCGAACCCTACGCCGTCCTTGGCCTCGACTCCGCCGTCCCAGCCTCCCGCGACCCCGACGTCGTCCACGCCCACTACCGCCGCCTCTCCCTCCTGCTCAACCGCTCCCACCCCGACCGCCCCTGCTCGCTCGCCTtcgccgacgccgcccgccTCGTCGCCGACGCCTGGGCCTTCCTGTCGGATCCTCTTCGCAAAGCCTCCCTCGACTCCGACCTTGACGCCGCCGCTAACGCAGCTGCAACCGccaaagccgccgccgcggcctcagcagcagcaggtcgtGTACCCGCAGCTCCCTCTCCAGAGAAGCAGCATCAGCTGCAgccacagccgccgcctcctcaaCCAACCTCGCCACCGCCTGCACCCCAGCCCCGGCCGACCGTGTCGGCCACACCGCCGTCAAagcgcggccggccgccgcgtgcTGCCAAAACGCAGCCTGCGTTCTGGACGGCTTGCCCCTCCTGCTGCCACCTACACCAGTACGACCGTTCCTACGAGGCGCAAACGCTGCTCTGCCCCAGCTGCGGCCGGCCGTTCGCCGCCACGGCAATGGCCACACCGCCGCCCATCGTGCCTGGCACCGACATGTACTACTGCTCATGGGGTTTCTTCCCGATGGGGTTCCCTGGTGGCCCTGCATTCGCCGGACCCGTCAGTTCCCCGGGGCATCAGGCCCCTTCTGCTCTAGGATTTTATCCAATGGGGCCATACTTGCCATTGCCGGGACAAGGTGGCATTGTGGAAGGCAACTCGCCAGTTGGTGCCAGCAGTGGCATTCCCGTCACCCCCACCATGACAGCGCCAGTGCCGGTCACCCCTGCAGTAACAGCGCCAGCGCCGACGGTGGCAAAGCCAGTGAATTCCTCACATCAAAAGGTTGAAGCAAGGAAGCGAGGGCGGCCCAAAGGCAGCAAGAATAAGAAAGTGGTGATTGAGATCAATTAG
- the LOC120678200 gene encoding sodium channel modifier 1-like, whose translation MSVFGGDSWARDAQQRKRRLDDLMLPAPASSSPSTPESFRRLPNGKLACLVCPNRPVLDSPLMLSMHNKGARHIAAESRLREKELSKKHEINKRMALSSDASHSNSGNAHSSSKPTNMKEKPLIEQTRRAILESQSSRFHDFNAKKVWMCCAVLKLHLSTLEVS comes from the exons ATGAGCGTGTTCGGCGGCGACAGCTGGGCGCGTGATGCGCAGCAGCGGAAGCGCCGCCTCGACGACCTCATGCTACCGGCCCCGGCGTCCTCATCTCCCTCGACGCCCGAATCCTTCAGGAGGCTCCCCAACGGCAAGCTCGCCTGCCTCGTGTGCCCCAACCGCCCGGTCCTCGACTCCCCCCTTATGCTCTCC ATGCATAATAAAGGTGCACGGCACATCGCAGCAGAATCTAGGCTGAGGGAGAAAGAACTATCTAAGAAGCACGAAATTAACAAGAGAATGGCTCTCTCATCAGATGCTTCCCATTCAAATTCTGGTAATGCACACTCCAGTAGTAAGCCTACCAATATGAAAGAAAAGCCACTAATTGAGCAGACACGGAGGGCAATCCTGGAATCACAATCAAGCAGGTTCCATGATTTCAATGCCAAGAAG GTGTGGATGTGCTGTGCTGTTCTGAAACTACACTTATCTACACTTGAAGTCTCCTAG
- the LOC120678787 gene encoding DNA mismatch repair protein Msh6-like isoform X2: MANKNAEKDDGIDESPSASQVPENKLRHNFRLGDITWVKLGGSSWWPAQVIDESCVGSKPKKKDKYECLVRLYGTCQYFYIDPWKSNSDFEMMLKQENKSAMEAFHEVLEKELSCVNSPRDGDEEVVNSKGGSTKGITKKTLSRKVRKQEGLKPQHNEGEEDQDVGSTETTGVTARKKKGGRVRQPSSIHDTIDKASIESSAEGLRNKRQKNAAQSASVGRREGSRRSAHSDAKQYLVAAEENAEPLIDIHGTEDSMLNETAAPHTEIKAMVWDILFKDIIDREHDADMAYVDEVINGICSATDDIISGGATASMKGGRGAKLSGSGVEGETSNGQKRRDEATEDTLHATSPETMKGNTDTTHGSNGEDTGAT, encoded by the exons ATGGCGAATAAAAATGCGGAGAAAGATGATGGTATTGATGAAAGCCCATCAGCTTCTCAGGTTCCAGAAAATAAGTTAAGGCACAATTTTCGATTGGGAGATATAACATGGGTTAAGCTTGGTGGATCTTCATGGTGGCCAGCCCAG GTCATTGATGAATCATGTGTTGGTAGCAAGCCTAAGAAGAAAGACAAGTATGAGTGCCTAGTCCGGCTTTATGGCACATGTCAATA CTTCTACATTGACCCTTGGAAGTCTAACTCAGATTTTGAAATG ATGctgaaacaagaaaacaagagtGCAATGGAAGCATTCCATGAGGTGCTTGAGAAG GAGCTGTCTTGTGTTAACTCGCCCCGTGATGGTGATGAGGAAGTTGTCAACTCAAAAG GCGGTTCCACCAAAGGGATCACAAAGAAGACATTGTCTAGAAAAGTTAGAAAACAAGAAGGTTTGAAGCCACAACACAATGAAGGAGAAGAAGACCAAGATGTTGGGAGCACTGAAACTACTGGAGTTACTGCTCGCAAGAAAAAGGGTGGACGTGTGAGACAACCAAGTTCTATTCATGATACTATTGACAAAGCTTCTATTGAAAGTTCAGCTGAAGGTTTGAGGAACAAGAGACAGAAGaatgctgctcaaagtgcttcTGTGGGCAGAAGGGAAGGGTCGAGACGATCAGCTCATTCTGATGCCAAGCAATATTTGGTTGCAGCTGAAGAAAATGCAGAGCCACTCATTGATATACATGGAACTGAAGATTCAATGCTAAATGAAACTGCAGCTCCTCATACTGAAATAAAAGCCATGGTCTGGGACATTCTGTTCAAAGACATTATTGATAGGGAGCATGATGCTGATATGGCTTATGTGGATGAAGTGATTAATGGAATCTGTAGTGCTACTGATGACATCATAAGTGGTGGTGCTACTGCTTCTATGAAGGGTGGTCGAGGTGCCAAGCTGAGTGGTAGTGGAGTTGAGGGTGAGACGAGCAATGGACAAAAGCGTAGAGATGAAGCAACTGAGGACACCTTGCACGCGACAAGTCCAGAGACCATGAAAGGGAATACTGATACGACCCAT GGAAGCAATGGTGAAGACACCGGGGCAACTTAG
- the LOC120678787 gene encoding DNA mismatch repair protein Msh6-like isoform X1 yields the protein MANKNAEKDDGIDESPSASQVPENKLRHNFRLGDITWVKLGGSSWWPAQVIDESCVGSKPKKKDKYECLVRLYGTCQYFYIDPWKSNSDFEMMLKQENKSAMEAFHEVLEKELSCVNSPRDGDEEVVNSKGGSTKGITKKTLSRKVRKQEGLKPQHNEGEEDQDVGSTETTGVTARKKKGGRVRQPSSIHDTIDKASIESSAEGLRNKRQKNAAQSASVGRREGSRRSAHSDAKQYLVAAEENAEPLIDIHGTEDSMLNETAAPHTEIKAMVWDILFKDIIDREHDADMAYVDEVINGICSATDDIISGGATASMKGGRGAKLSGSGVEGETSNGQKRRDEATEDTLHATSPETMKGNTDTTHSREAMVKTPGQLSPRQIRQIKIMQSLGLIAPSGSPFGQSEVVSATNRQR from the exons ATGGCGAATAAAAATGCGGAGAAAGATGATGGTATTGATGAAAGCCCATCAGCTTCTCAGGTTCCAGAAAATAAGTTAAGGCACAATTTTCGATTGGGAGATATAACATGGGTTAAGCTTGGTGGATCTTCATGGTGGCCAGCCCAG GTCATTGATGAATCATGTGTTGGTAGCAAGCCTAAGAAGAAAGACAAGTATGAGTGCCTAGTCCGGCTTTATGGCACATGTCAATA CTTCTACATTGACCCTTGGAAGTCTAACTCAGATTTTGAAATG ATGctgaaacaagaaaacaagagtGCAATGGAAGCATTCCATGAGGTGCTTGAGAAG GAGCTGTCTTGTGTTAACTCGCCCCGTGATGGTGATGAGGAAGTTGTCAACTCAAAAG GCGGTTCCACCAAAGGGATCACAAAGAAGACATTGTCTAGAAAAGTTAGAAAACAAGAAGGTTTGAAGCCACAACACAATGAAGGAGAAGAAGACCAAGATGTTGGGAGCACTGAAACTACTGGAGTTACTGCTCGCAAGAAAAAGGGTGGACGTGTGAGACAACCAAGTTCTATTCATGATACTATTGACAAAGCTTCTATTGAAAGTTCAGCTGAAGGTTTGAGGAACAAGAGACAGAAGaatgctgctcaaagtgcttcTGTGGGCAGAAGGGAAGGGTCGAGACGATCAGCTCATTCTGATGCCAAGCAATATTTGGTTGCAGCTGAAGAAAATGCAGAGCCACTCATTGATATACATGGAACTGAAGATTCAATGCTAAATGAAACTGCAGCTCCTCATACTGAAATAAAAGCCATGGTCTGGGACATTCTGTTCAAAGACATTATTGATAGGGAGCATGATGCTGATATGGCTTATGTGGATGAAGTGATTAATGGAATCTGTAGTGCTACTGATGACATCATAAGTGGTGGTGCTACTGCTTCTATGAAGGGTGGTCGAGGTGCCAAGCTGAGTGGTAGTGGAGTTGAGGGTGAGACGAGCAATGGACAAAAGCGTAGAGATGAAGCAACTGAGGACACCTTGCACGCGACAAGTCCAGAGACCATGAAAGGGAATACTGATACGACCCAT AGCAGGGAAGCAATGGTGAAGACACCGGGGCAACTTAGCCCGCGCCAGATCAGGCAAATCAAGATCATGCAAAGCCTTGGCCTGATTGCTCCGTCAGGATCTCCATTTGGTCAGAGCGAGGTGGTTTCTGCCACCAACCGACAGCGCTAA
- the LOC120678201 gene encoding uncharacterized protein LOC120678201 — MVPNAATAEEELEEVSGRQLLQGPPEEEAAPLPQVLVQVRRTIEEATSTAEAAFRLEWAALESERQRLGDWHSRLEGRIKAEASHAARVWSELKADQESYRANLRKVFDRELAVAGREKALERREAAIAEAEAGLMLQETASKQAVAELELEEDRKSLAKRESLTTNMELQLERQREALKSLKESAAKKAAQLEERTRQVEAAKAALDARVQEAVQKLQEDQLRGAQWIVDWANEASLALTLAPRADPCWPA, encoded by the exons ATGGTGCCcaacgcggcgacggcgg aggaagagctggaggaggtctCTGGTAGGCAGCTCCTGCAGGGtcccccggaggaggaagcggctcccctcccccaggtgctAGTCCAGGTCCGGCGCACGATAGAGGAGGCGACCTCTACCGCCGAGGCTGCCTTCCGGCTGGAGTGGGCGgccctggagagcgagcgccagcgcttGGGCGACTGGCACAGCCGCCTGGAGGGGCGCATAAAGGCcgaagcctcccatgctgcaCGTGTTTGGTCCGaactcaaggccgaccaagagTCCTACCGAGCCAAtcttcggaaggtgttcgaccgggagctCGCGGTAGCGGGGCGGGAGAAGGCCCTagagcggcgggaggcggccatTGCCGAGGCGGAGGCCGGCCTTATG CTGCAGGAGACCGCCAGCAAGCAGGCTGTTGCCGAGTTGGAGCTTGAGGAGGATAGGAAGTCCCTTGCAAAGCGGGAATCCCTCACCACCAACATGGAGCTCCAGCTCGAACGCCAGCGCGAGGCCCTCAAGTCCCTGAAGGAGTCGGCGGCAAAGAAGGCGGCCCAGCTCGAGGAGAGGACCCGCCaggtggaggcggccaaggCAGCACTGGAcgcccgggtgcaggaggcggtccagaagctgcaggaggaccagctcAGGGGGGCCCAGTGGATCGTCGACTGGGCGAACGAAGCGAGCTTagctctg ACTCTGGCGCCTAGAGCCgatccttgctggccagcttga
- the LOC120679872 gene encoding transcription factor bHLH30-like, with product MVVTDGGVEGERPAPAPAGRKERGRSHSEAERKRRQRINEHLATLRTLVPSASRMDKAALLGEVVRHVRELRGKASEAAEGVGAGVIPGESDEVGVEEEDDGRWRPGGRRCGAGWVLGTTGAADGRLPPRRVRAWVCCADRPGLMADLGRAVRSVGNARPVRAEIATVGGRTRGVVELDVCCDDDGDVAAAATDKSRAVALSTLRAALRAVLLNRGDHLAAAEGYKRPRFSAQIAKVQ from the exons ATGGTGGTGACGGACGGAGGAGTGGAGGGGGagcgcccggcgccggcgccggcggggcggaAGGAGCGGGGCCGGAGCCACAGCGAGGCCGAGCgcaagcggcggcagcggatcAACGAGCACCTCGCCACGCTCCGCACCCTCGTCCCCTCCGCATCCCGG ATGGACAAGGCGGCGTTGCTGGGCGAGGTGGTGCGGCACGTGCGGGAGCTGCGCGGGAAGGCGAGCGAAGCGGCGGagggcgtcggcgccggcgtcaTCCCCGGGGAGAGCGACGAGGTGGgcgtcgaggaggaggacgacggccGCTGGCGGCCCGgtggccgccgctgcggcgccggcTGGGTGCTCGGGACGACGGGCGCCGCCGACGGCCGCCTGCCACCGCGGCGCGTCAGGGCGTGGGTTTGCTGCGCGGACCGCCCGGGGCTCATGGCCGACCTGGGCCGCGCCGTGCGGTCCGTCGGGAACGCGCGCCCCGTCCGTGCCGAGATCGCCACCGTCGGCGGGAGGACCCGCGGCGTCGTGGAGCTGGACGTCTgctgcgacgacgacggcgacgtggcggccgccgccacggacAAAAGCAGGGCGGTGGCGCTGTCCACGCTGCGGGCGGCGCTCCGCGCCGTGCTGCTCAACCGGGGGGACCacctggccgccgccgaggggtACAAGCGGCCGCGCTTCTCCGCGCAGATCGCCAAGGTGCAGTGA